The Pigmentiphaga aceris DNA segment CCCAGACCGAATTCAGGTTCCAGGTCTGCACGGGTCACTGCGTCGATGGCACGCAGGGTGCCAAGGTTGCCACGAACGCTGCTTGCGCCGATCAGCATGTTGCCGGTAATGGGCATCACAAACTCCTGTCAGAAATAGCTATGCGGCAACGCAACATACGTTGTCGTACAACATAAAGCTCAATCATTGATGGTAGTCGATCTTGGATGGCTCCACATGGAACAAGGCGCCGGGTGCGATCATGCCGCCCGGCGCCTGTCATCCAACTTGAATTCTGTCCTGCGTACGATCAGCGTCGACAAAGCCAACTGCACTGGCCAGCAACACTGATCGTAACCGGATTACTGCGGGCCCAGCTTCTTGATCAGGGCGTCGAGCTGTGCCAGCTCGCTTTCGTTCAGGTCGGTCAGCGGTGCGCGAACCGGGCCTGCATCGTGGCCAACCAGCTTGGCACCGGCCTTGACGATGCTGACTGCATAACCGGCCTTGCGGTTGCGGATGTCGAGGTAGGGCAGGAAGAAGTCGTCGATCAGGCGACCGGTGGTGGCGCTGTCACCCGCGGCAACGGCGTTGTAGAACTCCATCGCGGTCTTCGGGATGAAGTTGAACACAGCCGACGAGTACACCGGCACGCCCAGGGCGCGATAGGCCTCGGCATAGACTTCGGCGGTGGGCAGGCCGCCCAGGTACGAGAAGCGATCGCCCAGCTTGCGGCGCACGCGGACCATGCTTTCGATGTCGCCCACGCCGTCCTTGAAGCCGATCAGGTTGGGGTTGCGTTCAGCCAGGCCAACCAGTTGGTCGGCGTTGAGCTTCGAGTTGGCGCGGTTGTAAACGATCACGCCGATGTCGAGTGCCTTGCAAACCTCTTCCACGTGACGGGCGATACCGTCTTGCGAGGCTTCGGTCAGGTAGTGCGGCAGCAGCAGCACGCCCTTGGCACCCAGACGCTGAGCTTCCTTGCCATAGGCAATGGCAGTGCGGGTCGGGCCGCCGATGCCGGCGATGATCGGCACCAGGTTGGCGCAGGTGTCGACAGCCGTTTTCACGACGCTCGAGTATTCGTCATGCGACAGCGAGAAGAACTCACCGGTGCCGCCAGCTGCGAACAGTGCGGTTGCACCGTAGGGTGCCAGCCACTCCAGGCGCTCGGCATAGGTCTTCGGGCGGAAATTGCCTTGCTCGTCAAAGTCGGTGACGGGGAAGGAAAGCAGGCCCTGAGAAACGATTTGCTTGAGTTCCTGGGGTGATGTCATGGTGATCGCGTCCTGTTACCGCCGAGAGGGCGTGTGCGAGTGGATAAGGTTAAGTCGTATGTCATCGTACAACTGGTTAAACAAAAGGGCAACCGGTTCGACTTGTCCGACAGCCCCGGATTTACCCTTGAATCACAGGGCTGGGTAATCCGGCGTTGGCTATCGGCAACAGGATCAAAGGCCTGATCCTGCAGTCCGTGCTGTTCAAGGCGCTATTTTGTTGGCGTGCGACGTCGGTCGATATGCAGGTACGAGTCGTCTGATGCCCAGAGTAGACACGTATGATCGACACGTACGATCAGTACGTGTTTTTACGCAGTCGGTTGCGCAACGGCATCGTGTGCGCGACGCAGACGTTCCCGGCTGTTGGTCAGGTGCGTGCGCATCGCCGCGCGGGCTGCTTCCGGGTCACGTCGTTCGATGGCATCAACGATGTTCTCGTGTTCGCGGTTGACCTGGCTCAGATAACTGGTCTGGTCGGCAGCGGCCAGCGCGGCGGAATTGACCCGGGTACGCGGGATGATCGTGCTGCCGAGCTGTTCCAGGATATTCAGGAAGTAGCGGTTGCCGGTTGCGCTGGCGATCGCCAGGTGAAACGCCACGTCGGCAGACACGGCATTGCCGGTGCGCTTGACGATGTGATTGTCGAAGTCGGTCATGGCCTGACGCATCTGGCGCAGGTGCGTGTCGCTGCGGCGATTGGCCGCCAGGCCTGCGGCCTCTGCTTCCAGGCTGATGCGCAGTTCCAGGATTGCCATGACGTCGAGCATGGTCAGAATGCTGGCGGTGTCGATCTGGAAACTGCTGTCCTGAGCGGCTTCCAGCACAAAGGTGCCGATGCCGTGACGAGTTTCCACCAGACGCGCTGCCTGCAGACGTGAAATGGCCTCGCGCACAACCGTGCGGCTGACACCCTGAGCGTCCATGATTGCCGATTCAGTTGGCAACTTTTCGCCCGGCCTGAATTCTCCATTGCGGATCTGCTCGGACAAGGCATTGACCACTTCTTCAGTCAGGCTGCGAGCTTTTCGGCGAGGACGGCCAGGTGGGACAACGAGCGGGGAGGTATCCATGGGGGTGGCGCGGCACGTTGCAAAGAAGGTGTCATTATATCGGTGCTGAAGACGTATGACGACTGATCATCGGGTAGACGCTAGTGCTGTCGCGTCGCGTTGACGCCATGTCCAGCCACAGCGGGATCAGGGTAAGCGCTTGATGGAGCAAGGCCGGGCCTTCCCTATAATCAAGTTGTACGACGACTAGTCGAAATCTTG contains these protein-coding regions:
- the kdgD gene encoding 5-dehydro-4-deoxyglucarate dehydratase — its product is MTSPQELKQIVSQGLLSFPVTDFDEQGNFRPKTYAERLEWLAPYGATALFAAGGTGEFFSLSHDEYSSVVKTAVDTCANLVPIIAGIGGPTRTAIAYGKEAQRLGAKGVLLLPHYLTEASQDGIARHVEEVCKALDIGVIVYNRANSKLNADQLVGLAERNPNLIGFKDGVGDIESMVRVRRKLGDRFSYLGGLPTAEVYAEAYRALGVPVYSSAVFNFIPKTAMEFYNAVAAGDSATTGRLIDDFFLPYLDIRNRKAGYAVSIVKAGAKLVGHDAGPVRAPLTDLNESELAQLDALIKKLGPQ
- a CDS encoding FadR/GntR family transcriptional regulator gives rise to the protein MDTSPLVVPPGRPRRKARSLTEEVVNALSEQIRNGEFRPGEKLPTESAIMDAQGVSRTVVREAISRLQAARLVETRHGIGTFVLEAAQDSSFQIDTASILTMLDVMAILELRISLEAEAAGLAANRRSDTHLRQMRQAMTDFDNHIVKRTGNAVSADVAFHLAIASATGNRYFLNILEQLGSTIIPRTRVNSAALAAADQTSYLSQVNREHENIVDAIERRDPEAARAAMRTHLTNSRERLRRAHDAVAQPTA